From the genome of Methylocystis heyeri:
AAGTCGCGCAGGGTCAGCCGGGAGATCAGCGGGCGCACGAGGGCCTGATTGGCGTCTTGTAAAGACATTCGCGTCGCTTTGCCATGCTCGCTTGAAAAGAGCCAGCCCCTTCGACGGAGCGGCGGCGCGCGCTCTTTTGTTCTGCCGGGTCCGTCCCCCGTTTACCGGAGCCGGGATTCGCTCCCATATGTAGCGTCGCGCGCCCTTGGGCGCCGCCGACAAAACCGCTATTGTCGCCCGGCGCGGGGCTTGGACACGGATTTCATGTGACGGAGGGATTTTTGGCGCAGAACCTCGCCGGTAAGCGCGTCCTGCTGGTCGTCGGCGGCGGCGTGGCGGCCTATAAATGTCTGGAGCTGGTGCGTCGACTGGCCGAGCGGGGAGCCGCCGTGCGGGTGGTCATGACCGAAGCCGCCAGGCGCTTCGTCACCGATCTTTCCTTTGCGGCGGTGTCCGGCAAGCCGGTCGCTCATGATCTCTTCGACGCCGCGGCCGAAGGCGAAATGGGGCATATCAGGCTTTCGCGAGAGGCGGATCTTCTGGTGGTCGCGCCGGCCACGGCCAATCTGCTGGCCCGCGCCGCCAATGGAATCGCGAACGATCTCGCCACGACGCTTTTGCTTGCGACGGACAAGCGGGTCCTGTTTGCGCCGGCGATGAACCTGCGCATGTGGCTCCATCCGGCGACGCAGCGGAACGTCGCTTTGCTGCGCTCGGACGGCGCCCTGTTCGTCGGTCCGGAAGAAGGCGACATGGCCTGCGGAGAACGTGGTCCCGGCCGCATGAGCGAGCCCGCCGACATCATCGCGGCGATAGAGGCGGCGCTGGCGCAGGACATGTTCTTGCGGCCGCCTCTCAGCCAGGGCGCCGAAGGTCTCGCCGGGCGTCATGTCGTGGTGACCTCGGGGCCGACCCACGAGCCGATCGACCCTGTCCGCTTCATCGCCAACCGGTCGTCGGGCAAGCAGGGGCACGCCATAGCGGCTGCGGCGGCGAGGGCAGGGGCCCGGGTGACGCTGATTTCGGGGCCGGTGACGCTCGAAGATCCGCCGGGCGTCGATGTGCGCCGTATCGAAACCGCCCAGGAAATGCTGGCGGCGGTGAAGAGCGCGCTGCCGGCCGACGTATTCGTCGCAGCTGCGGCCGTCGCCGACTGGCGCGTGGAGGCCGCGGCGCAAA
Proteins encoded in this window:
- the coaBC gene encoding bifunctional phosphopantothenoylcysteine decarboxylase/phosphopantothenate--cysteine ligase CoaBC yields the protein MTEGFLAQNLAGKRVLLVVGGGVAAYKCLELVRRLAERGAAVRVVMTEAARRFVTDLSFAAVSGKPVAHDLFDAAAEGEMGHIRLSREADLLVVAPATANLLARAANGIANDLATTLLLATDKRVLFAPAMNLRMWLHPATQRNVALLRSDGALFVGPEEGDMACGERGPGRMSEPADIIAAIEAALAQDMFLRPPLSQGAEGLAGRHVVVTSGPTHEPIDPVRFIANRSSGKQGHAIAAAAARAGARVTLISGPVTLEDPPGVDVRRIETAQEMLAAVKSALPADVFVAAAAVADWRVEAAAQKIKKSGAPPSLTLVENPDILATVAAPGQDRPGIVVGFAAETGDTVRRAQEKFLRKGCDLLVANDVSSGVFGADENTVHIVTASGVEDWPRLGKEEVAERLAGRLARMLADRNSETSA